A genomic window from Gossypium hirsutum isolate 1008001.06 chromosome D10, Gossypium_hirsutum_v2.1, whole genome shotgun sequence includes:
- the LOC107916441 gene encoding uncharacterized protein isoform X1 — protein sequence MHLMMDDQGGNNAVTREYRKGNWTVNETMVLIEAKEMDYERRMKRSGDHSEGRNKPTELRWKWVEDYCWGKGCLRSQNQCNDKWDNLMRDYKKVREYQRKVAEREGNDSKQRSYWEMEKNERKEKNLPSNMLRQIYDRLEEVVEKKGAQTVAATAGGGGGSDPNITNLPYVMDRPMVSTFQPSLPPLLQHQLSAPIPAAIPLPLPQASPQLPPPPAPIIQPPPLSYAQPLPTIGSSDSDTSEHSDSPAKRRRRGGGNGEGTSGTANNINEVSTAISRSASIIAEAIQASEEREERRHRDLLSFHERRLKIEESKTEINKKGMDGLVDAINKLANSIFALASHKNQSSAPK from the exons ATGCACTTGATGATGGATGACCAAGGCGGTAACAATGCTGTAACTAGGGAATACAGGAAAGGGAACTGGACTGTTAATGAAACAATGGTGTTGATTGAGGCAAAAGAGATGGATTATGAGAGAAGGATGAAGAGAAGTGGGGATCACAGTGAAGGGAGGAACAAACCGACAGAGTTGAGATGGAAATGGGTGGAAGATTATTGTTGGGGAAAAGGGTGTTTAAGGAGCCAAAACCAGTGCAATGACAAGTGGGATAATCTCATGAGGGACTACAAGAAAGTGAGGGAGTACCAAAGGAAAGTAGCTGAGAGAGAAGGGAATGATAGTAAGcaaagatcatattgggagatggagaagaatgaaagaaaagaaaagaacttgCCTAGTAACATGTTGCGCCAGATATATGACCGTTTGGAGGAGGTGGTGGAGAAGAAAGGAGCTCAAACGGTGGCCGCTACGGCTGGTGGTGGTGGAGGGTCAGATCCCAATATTACCAACTTACCTTATGTTATGGATAGACCAATGGTTAGTACTTTTCAACCTTCATTACCTCCTCTTTTACAACATCAACTTTCAGCTCCTATACCTGCTGCAATTCCATTACCTCTACCACAAGCATCACCACAACTGCCGCCGCCGCCAGCACCAATAATACAACCACCACCTCTTTCATATGCTCAGCCACTGCCCACCATAGGTAG CTCAGATTCTGATACAAGTGAGCATTCAGACTCACCAGCAAAGAGAAGGAGAAGAGGTGGTGGCAATGGCGAAGGCACCAGTGGGACTGCTAACAACATAAATGAAGTAAGCACTGCAATATCCAGAAGTGCTTCCATTATAGCAGAAGCCATCCAAGCTAGTGAAGAAAGAGAAGAGAGACGGCATAGAGATCTCTTAAGCTTCCATGAAAGAAGACTAAAGATTGAAGAATCCAAGACTGAGATCAATAAAAAAGGAATGGATGGCCTGGTTGATGCCATTAACAAGCTTGCTAATTCCATCTTTGCTTTAGCTTCCCACAAGAACCAGTCATCAGCTCCCAAGTGA
- the LOC107916441 gene encoding uncharacterized protein isoform X2 — MHLMMDDQGGNNAVTREYRKGNWTVNETMVLIEAKEMDYERRMKRSGDHSEGRNKPTELRWKWVEDYCWGKGCLRSQNQCNDKWDNLMRDYKKVREYQRKVAEREGNDSKQRSYWEMEKNERKEKNLPSNMLRQIYDRLEEVVEKKGAQTVAATAGGGGGSDPNITNLPYVMDRPMVSTFQPSLPPLLQHQLSAPIPAAIPLPLPQASPQLPPPPAPIIQPPPLSYAQPLPTIDSDTSEHSDSPAKRRRRGGGNGEGTSGTANNINEVSTAISRSASIIAEAIQASEEREERRHRDLLSFHERRLKIEESKTEINKKGMDGLVDAINKLANSIFALASHKNQSSAPK; from the exons ATGCACTTGATGATGGATGACCAAGGCGGTAACAATGCTGTAACTAGGGAATACAGGAAAGGGAACTGGACTGTTAATGAAACAATGGTGTTGATTGAGGCAAAAGAGATGGATTATGAGAGAAGGATGAAGAGAAGTGGGGATCACAGTGAAGGGAGGAACAAACCGACAGAGTTGAGATGGAAATGGGTGGAAGATTATTGTTGGGGAAAAGGGTGTTTAAGGAGCCAAAACCAGTGCAATGACAAGTGGGATAATCTCATGAGGGACTACAAGAAAGTGAGGGAGTACCAAAGGAAAGTAGCTGAGAGAGAAGGGAATGATAGTAAGcaaagatcatattgggagatggagaagaatgaaagaaaagaaaagaacttgCCTAGTAACATGTTGCGCCAGATATATGACCGTTTGGAGGAGGTGGTGGAGAAGAAAGGAGCTCAAACGGTGGCCGCTACGGCTGGTGGTGGTGGAGGGTCAGATCCCAATATTACCAACTTACCTTATGTTATGGATAGACCAATGGTTAGTACTTTTCAACCTTCATTACCTCCTCTTTTACAACATCAACTTTCAGCTCCTATACCTGCTGCAATTCCATTACCTCTACCACAAGCATCACCACAACTGCCGCCGCCGCCAGCACCAATAATACAACCACCACCTCTTTCATATGCTCAGCCACTGCCCACCATAG ATTCTGATACAAGTGAGCATTCAGACTCACCAGCAAAGAGAAGGAGAAGAGGTGGTGGCAATGGCGAAGGCACCAGTGGGACTGCTAACAACATAAATGAAGTAAGCACTGCAATATCCAGAAGTGCTTCCATTATAGCAGAAGCCATCCAAGCTAGTGAAGAAAGAGAAGAGAGACGGCATAGAGATCTCTTAAGCTTCCATGAAAGAAGACTAAAGATTGAAGAATCCAAGACTGAGATCAATAAAAAAGGAATGGATGGCCTGGTTGATGCCATTAACAAGCTTGCTAATTCCATCTTTGCTTTAGCTTCCCACAAGAACCAGTCATCAGCTCCCAAGTGA